The Styela clava chromosome 3, kaStyClav1.hap1.2, whole genome shotgun sequence genome includes the window tgtggtactctcgtagtatgtatgtgtaccaggattaggcatattttattctgatattccttatttcagttctattacgagtcggggactgttggccaagtgaatataccccctgcccataggtttcagtccatttacacaacttgatgtgaagtagacTAGGcagacaaaattagttatctccatattggtacacacacttctggagcaccaaatttGTTTTGTATAATTTACATTACTGGTATAAGCAGCATTTGAATAATCATTCACCTATTGCAGAGATCGCACTACAGATGTGGAAACCTCATAACAAGCCGTCAGACTGTGGTATTAAACTTGGCTTAATTTTAGCTGAACATGACTTTTGATGGAACATGTCACATGACACTGAGCAGAGCAAGTAATTAATATTCAGTTAGACTTCTCCATCCTCctgaattttgttttcaataaaaaatatctacCCTATCAAAAATGATGACATTTTCTACATCAACATCAACTTCTTCTGTGAGATTCTCGGATACAAGTTTGACAGATCCAAATGTATCTTCTAAATTTGGGAGCAGAAATTTTGTCCAGTTAACACTCAGTATTGCACTTTCGTCATTTGATCGTAGTAGGAGAATTGAGGGAGGCGATGGACCAACAGTTGATAAAATGTAATGTAGACTGTCATTCTCGCCCTGTTCGGAACAAAAAATGAGCATATtggataggataagatttacatatttatcttgggggtgaggaaagtcgataagacagcctaatcatatggcgaaccataaCCCCTCGTCCGGTGACCAGTcaatgttgggtatgggattagttagccaggtatatGTTTTCGGAagaatggacttgatggtgtgggaaagctgtaactgaccagtggttacgtggaCCATCCTACGGcgagcaatcctctcacacataacaaTCTCTGGATGGGTTTCAAACCTGCAAACCCTtgcaggataatcagaggtgtagccgcgagtgtattcctaacgcttagcacgatgcgccacaccgcctgGCTGAAAAGGATTGGCTGAAAGTTATAATTGACAATGAATGTACAACATATAAAACATTTACTGactaatttattataaaataagttTAGTTTAATGCCTACATTATCTTGTTAAGTCCAAAGTCAAGAATATTTCCTTTGACTAAAAATATGCTAGGCCTGCTAGTAACAAATCACCACTGCCACTAAAGCAAAGTACCATCGAGACAATTTTGATGCTTTTAATTCAGGAGAAATATTTATTGCAGAATATTTCGAAATACATTTACAGAAgtcaaaattatacaaaaaattgtATTGAGCAACCAACTCTATCAGAGATCACCAACTTATCATACCTGTGCTCTTGCATATATCAAATTGACCGTGGAATCTGTTGTTGTAGAATTGCACTCAATTATATTGCACCCAGGATTGTAAAACAGTTCAACCtgaacaaaataaagaaaacagcATTTTTATAGTCCAATAAAATGAtccataaattaaaaaaatattgacaaatataaaaataccaatagctggggaataaatattttatagtcAATCTCCAATTTTTTGCGTTTCTGAGAACATAGGTCACTTTCTTTGTAACTACTTAAACAAGTGGGTGCAGTGATTGAGGTATCGACTTCACCACCCCATCAAGGTTGTAATGAATTGGGTAAGCGATGCCAGATTTCTGTCCTTCCAAACTATAGCAGCTTGCTAGCTAGCTGTGGCTGCTTGTAAAGAGCTCGAAAACCATAGTATCAAGCAGAGCTTGAAACCAAAGTATCAAGCAGAGCTTGAAACCAAAGTATCAAGCTGAGCTTGAAACCAAAGTATCAAGCTGAGCTTGAAACCAAAGTATCAAGCAGAGCTTGAAACCAAAGCATCAAGCTCGAAAGTATTGCCAAAACCGAATACCCTACTACTCTAATTATATTCTGAAATACTATTTTCTAATATGGAATATACATATTTGAGGAGCAGTCTACATGCTCAACAGAGAACAAACAAAACCCAATGCCCCATATTCTTTATTAATAAGTAAGAATTTGAAACGCGAGAAAATTACCACAAATATACGTATATCAATGACCTGCAAATTGTTCGGAAAAAGAAAGAAGGCGATTCCCACCATACTCTGATCATCATTTAATTAAATTGGTACTTCTCATAACTACAGTTCTAAACTATTCAGCCATTTTGAAAAGCACTGAACATaatcaatttaattaattaactCATTCATGATCTACAAATAGCATGTTATAATACTTTTACAGAATATACATATTATATGCATTGCTGtaatatttttgagaaataggtTACAAAACGAGATAGGAACAACATAAATGACACAAATAGTGAGGAAATTGTTTCTTGAATCATTGTTGCATACAGGAAAGTGGACAAAAATGGGTCGCAACACATTTAAAACTCCCAAAGAAGGTTAGGAACCAAAAAGTTGAAAAGTTTCTCACCTTTCTTTTAAAATCAGCCTTCTTTGCTAGAATTCCATCTTCAGATAAAATTGtcaatacaaatattaaaatactaaAAGCATTTGTGCTGTTAAACAGCAccatattgaaattgaaaactgcaaaaaaagatgaaatttttatttcaaatcattttcaaaatattaccATACCATAGGTTACCGGTTTCGAAAAACAAGATGCATACACAATCACTGAAGGCAACTATGAATTTCATTATCGAATCATGCTTTGTCGAACTTGACCAGTATTACAGTTTTTTCCAATAAACAAGGTTAACAAGCGAGTGCCCTAGGCTTTAGAATGATCCAAGCTTCAAATCTATTCAAAGctatttttttaagtttagaTGTCTGAATCTACTGCATTTTTCGAAcatttttttgacaaaaaatcatgaaatatcGTCACTTATAGAGagaattcttttttttaattgaaagacTAGTATTGCAAAACAGCAACACATTTAGATATGTCCTATCTGCTTACAAAAAGTTTATCATTGAtaaattgacatttttatttGTGGTATATGAACTGAAGTTTCAAACACTATTACTAGTTCATTAGCAAATagctaaattgaaatatacagtaaattgaaatcgaaattttgaaattcatagTTGCGGGAAAACAGCAAGCATTGATATAAAGTAAAAACTCATTTAATACCAGAGCATTACAGCACTATGCATGGCAAGTGAAAAATCAAggataaatttcaaaaaaaaaattggtaggATAACTTAACTTGCCAAGCATAATGTAATAATAACTCCACAGGTTTATAGCTTGAACATTGTATATAAAACGAGTCAATGGAGAAAGCTGTTCACCTTATTACATAATCCAGTTATGAAATCGTTATCAAAACAACATACTCCAGAAAAAGACTGAAAATTTGGTGTTACACTTTATCTAAGACCCGTAATCGGCAATATTGAAATAATCAACAGTTTCATCAAAGTGGGACAAAATACCTGGGAATGACTGACTTCATGTAAACATTAAGTTTTGCATTTAAGCTGATATAAATATACAGTTACTAGTCGAGTAACTAAGAAAATCTTACACGGAACATTAAAATCACATAACACCTCACATGTTTATAACGCTCGAGCATCGTGCCGGCGAAGACATCAATCAGTGTAACTTAGGTACAAATCGATTACACTTTTTGGAGAAGAAAACAAAGCCAAACAACACTCGAGTGCAAATTATTGtaggaaaaaaatttaatcgcTATCAACGACACCGTACAAAAATGGATAAAAAGCACACATAGGCCGCTCGAAGACAGAGAAAGTGAGAGAGAAATCGTTACTGTACTCCCGAGTAACACAGTGGGCCGGTAATATTAGTTATTGTCGGCAGATCAGTTGAAAATGAATAAgaattaatgataaaaatgcGAAAAGCGCACATTGTAAGACCTTGCGTAGTCAGAAAAATTCCTAACTCTAATTCAATAACAATAAGAAAATACCGTAAGTCAAATTATGAACCATTGGGCTAAGTAATTCTGACAATGCTCAAGCATCAAAGCATGTATGACagttataatcaaatatttatatcctAAGAAAACTTTGGGAAAAAACACCTTTATTTCACTTACCAATTCATATGCAGACTTGGTATGGTTATACAATGAATtgttttaacaaaatttatgtATTCCAAGTTCTTATACAGTTTTCGCTGAAACGTACTTTAAATAAGGCAAAAACAGAATTCATGTAATGATTTCAGGTCAATTGTATCGAATATTTGAACTAGGAAAAATGCAGAGAAAAATCAAAATCGAAAAACAGCATGTCATTTAGACAGAAACATTTCTAACTTTGCCGAAATTAGAAAACCAAAATCTATCACAATAAACAAGCCAATGAAATGAATTATCTGCATTAATTACAAAGTAATATTAGAGAACACGATACATGAACGGCGTCGATTTGTATATGAATTAAAGTCAAATGGACATCAAACATTTTATACAGATATCGAAGGACACTGAAAACAAATGAAACTGAAAGACAGGAAGGAAAGAAAATGCCAAGAGTCGCCCAGTCGGTATTCAAATCGCAAGAGTGTAGATAAGTAatctacaaatcaaaatattggGTCTGACAACTGATTGCACTTTTGGCATTCCCTTGCCGGAACTCATAATAGTTATCACGGGGAAATTAGGTAGAAAAGATTGCTAGACGCTTGATACAATGTCTCGCTTGAAAGAGGTGCTGAATTTACAGTctgaacaataataataaatacaccAGAACAGATGGTATTAGCACAATTTCAACTGGTGGCAAAAAGGAAATAGTGATAAAGTCCAAGTATTTTAAACAGCTATCCTTTATAAGAAAACTGTGACTGAATTGTATACATTTTAGTAAATAGCTAGCAAATGATCACCGTCGACCAGGGAAATTATTAGGACGTTGACCTTCCCTTGACCCACCCCAGTCTCTTCGTGGTGGACCACGTTGTTGTAAACGACCACCGCGGTTATTATCTCGACCAGATTCCCACCGACCTGGACCGGGTCTTCGTCCACCATCGCGTGACATCGCTCTCTGCTTCTTTTCTTCGATGTTAATTCTCTTATTATTCTTGAATGTAGTCGGCATCAAACGTAGAACTTCCTCCACAGCTTTGTGATCTTCAAAGATTATGAAACCAAAGCTTGGATTGCTCGTATTCGAATGATTAATTCGAATTTCAACAATTTCACCATATTCAGAAAAGTGTTCACGCAGATCGGATTCCGTAATTTCCAGAGGAAGATTTCCAACAAAGATTTGCTGGTTATCGGGATAACGACTTTGACGTCGTCCGCCCGGATCTCCCATGCCTTCACCCGAACCATCTCGCTGTGAAGTCACCGGAGGTCTAGAACTACGAACTTGTTGCTTTTGCTGATCCATGGACGGGCCATCATTCGATTGGTTAACTTTAACAACGGTGCCTTGCTGAATGTTGTGCTGTGCTGGTGTATTTTTCGATGCCAGAGCAGCCCAAGAGTACGGTTGAACAGGTTCAGGTTCCTTATGTGGTACAGAATTCATGTTGTCTGTTGGTTCTGGTATATCTTTTTCTGCAGTTTCTTCCAATTGAGGTTCTTCATTCTCATTTGAGATGGGATAGACTGGAGATTCGTTACGAGGTTCAATGTCGACAGGTTCAGTATCTTGAGCGTGGTCAGATTCGGTTTCAGATTCAGGATGATTTGGGGGAGAAATTGCCAAAGCAGGAGAATCTTGATCATCAGAAGTGACAGGTTGAGAATCCAAACGAGGTTCCAGATCATTATTGATAATTTGAGCAGCCTGATTTTGAGAGCCAATATGGTTGTCAAATTGTGTTGGTTGGGGTGGTGGTTGTTGTACATTTACCTCCTCATCCAACTCTTGCTCTTCCTCAAGATGTTCCTGACGTCCTTCATCTTGATACACCTCATCTTCATAACGAAATATATCATTATGAACATAAAACTTGTATGGGTTATCCCCCTGGGGTGCCAAAACAAAGGTCTGCATAAACCTACGCAGAGGCTTGCGATTGTTGGAAAGCTCACCAATCACTTGTACCACAACCCCGTTGCTGATGGTAGCATGAGCGTCGACTTGGTATACTTTAGTATGGCATTCCTTGAATTGCAATGAAGTGATCTTCTTATGAATTGCCATCTGTCCAACAACCTCTTCTTCTGGCTCTCCATTGCAATACCGGCTTCCATGCACATAAGACGAATTCACTCCATAGAACCTGTGTAGTATTTCTGGTGCCTTGTTCAGAAGGGAATAATATTGGCGCACAAATTCCCTCCCTACCTGGAAAGGACTTGGATGATCCATTCTTACCATTTCTTGATGAAAGTTTCAGAGTTTGAAGCAAAATTAGTGTATGtgcaccaaattttttttgttttgttcctattttcaaattaaaaagaaaatagaTTAGGGTATGACTTCAGTCTTCAATATAAATTACAAACATTAAATGTTGTTGCCTAAATATGGATAAAGTGAAATCAGCAGGTAAAAATATCTAACACATTGATTTGATTGCATCTcaagatttttcaaattttaaatgatcATTTAACTGGTGACCAGTAACTTTTGATTTCCACACATAGCTTTGTTTGCTAAGGTTCAGTTGAgagttataaataaaaatttaatgaaatatagGAATTATTGAATCAAGAAAACAAATGCAAAAACCTTCATCGAATTTAGTAAAATAGGAACACTGTACATAAGTAAGTGCACTTATTAACTACGTTTCGGTTCCTTATAATCGAGCTGAATATCTGATCAAATTTGTATTCTATTTGACAAATGATAACTAgtgcaaaatttcattttgtgcaATGCAATGGCAGAGTTAAAgccaaattaaaaataaaggtATCGCAAAAAAGTTGTTAGAAGTGCATTTTATAAATTCGAGTTTTGGTTTAAATTCGCTTCATGAAAATTTAAAGGTAGGTCTCATATCGCTACACATTATGCAAATTGGCATTATGTAAATTGGAACATATTTGAAATCTAATTAATATTCAAGCgttcatgaaaatattagtaTTCTGAATTTACAGTTTTTTTCAATCCATGCATCTtcatttggaataaaaattatgtAAAGAGCGCTAACAGACTACAGGACTAAGTCAGTAAGTCTCAGGTTTGGGGGAAATAAAAATAGAGTTTGTATACAAAACCATCCGATCAATGCTctatataaaatgattttactaAGTTCAGAAACATTTATGAAAAGCCATATTTTGAATGTCATTAGCTTACAAAATACAATCGGTACcatagggtggtgtagccagtctgcggacgatttcattcaaaccgctataaaacaaaaaccaatatttctaacccgttaattttttcaccgtaggtgcattggcatttattctacacgctgaacttcgaattaactttctacgaccaggggttaaggctatacaaaccaccaaagtacgacactctgaagacgtatttgcgaccgaacgaccagtgtgcgaccacggatttcaagccttgaacatcgtttctgatgcgtcgagactagggcatacgcagccatgcgtgaaaaaatgggcttctaattgcatttctgaccgtcatatattttaagaacacgggtatttcgaacaaaattcttcaaattataaacaaagcaccgcatcacagcaatcaaacagacaaaaacaccgtggtcgcaaattagttgacaaagatattattgacgtattggaaatgcgcacccccctactCCCCCTCCTTTGAaggtagaaacgcgaaactttaaagatggttaaaagaaacacaactctacccacctgccaagtttcatctctttatctcttaaatttgtatggattttcaaccttttttgaaggaacaatgggtagttggcgacatggtaaaatggtccgttttttttcttcggtcaggttttcggtcgtaacttttttatttgtggccgcattttagtgtaatttcgtagagctacgagggataagtggACGATAACGCGTGAAAAATATTGGCgcggttcgttaattttttcggcattaatttaatcgatgaagttgatggtcgcAGATAGGTCatggccgcaaagtgggtaagccaccctacaGGTACTGCGTTTTTGTTCTCATTAATACCTGAATACACTAAAATGATATTAAATAGATGAAAATTATGCAGACATATAGCCTAACTGTggcatttcatttatttttaggcTCTATGATTCAACTACAGAATTAGCAACCTTGAAAATGCTGAATTGCATGCATGTTCCTTCAGTCAGCCCTTGTAAAACAAATGACCTAATCTTGTACTATGTTTGAACTTTCAGACAAGTTTGACAAATCTAATAACGCTCACACAGCTAGTACAGCTGTCAAACAGCTTTTAACTAAATCTGTAAATGGCTAATCCAGTTACACAATAAAATGTGAGAATTTCTGGAATACGGCAAATAAAATACGCACATTCAGTATGTGTTATTTTATTTGCTTCGgcattataattttaaaaacccTTGGTTTGATAAGTCGTGCTTCCGATGGAATATTCTAGAATTGGAAACAGGGCCAACTGAAATCTGGAAAAAAGCGAAGAGAACTTGCGAATGACAAAATGAAGTAGACTGGAAACGTTTCAAATATGACATCTTGTTGTCCGGTAACTTCAGGCGAAACTATTGGATCAACGGTGAGAAATTTCTTTAGTTAAACAATTATTTCGTACCTAAACCTTTTAACCTAATTTTCCCTTTACCAAAACGCTATGAACACGCCAAATGCGCGCCGCTTTTCGCGCAGCTGGCTATAGCACGCGCCACGGGCGATAGAGCGGCGAGGCGAATCGATGAAGAAAGAAACGGGCGAGACGCTCTAGCGCCCCCATTTCGCGAAAAGCCGTTTAATAATGCTCTAAACACCGGACGAAAAGACCGAAAAGATGCCAACAATTTTAATCTGTTAAAGCGTAAATATATGGTTAAAGCGTAAATATGCTAAAGTGCACGCGTGATTTGTTGTTGAACCATTAACTATGGTGAAacagaaataatatttatggaaactgGTTCATGGTACTTTCCATATAATTTGAAAAGTATACTCTCATAATATCTCAGTGTAATAATATATACAAGTtggcacaaaatatttttttgaattttttcaacacatgtaatatttatattgttgtTCTGTAACAGAACAaaacttttgtttttgttctgagaatatttttgcaatttgccccgtattaatatttatttacggCTATGTGCATATTTCTAAAATAtcattaattcaaattatttatgtAGTTGCTTGTTAAAAAATAATAGTCCGGCCTTGTTTAATATTGTCACCTAGGCTATGTATCTTATCATTACATACACACATGCATACACTGTGGCGGATGTTTACACAATCAAACGGGCGCCTGATAATCAGATTAAAAAGGTGTCATAGAAATATGTTAAATTAACGTTTCCCTACCAGGGAGGAGTCCATTCCCAGTGGAGGGGGGATTTTGAAGTTCTGGGtgagaaaatatcattttgtacTCGGTGTATCTTCCAATTCTTTTTAGTTATTCAGCATTATTGTAATAAGTATTTATGGATATATTGGAAACTATCCAAAATGTGCAAAAGCCACTGGACGAGTTATGTGTAGCCCTAGTTACGGACTCATTAGAGATTAAACAAAAACGGAAACGAGAGTTTTTATGCTTATTGAGAGAGGAATGATGAGTTACACAGCACGCAAAAGGTTGTATTTATCGAGAAAGATTGGAAATAACTGCCTTAAATACTTATTAATCATTTAATACCTTCTCTTACCGCAATAAGTAATTTCTACAAGAAATAGGTGAAAAATACCGGTATTTGAAAAACTTCAGGTTGCTTTTCCACCATTTCTATCTATTTTAATATATTCGATTATTTTGTTCTGTATGTATCTATTTGGTTGCTTTCTCTGCTAAACATCAGAGGTGTAGATTAGTGGTGATTGAGTGATGATACTTCAGCATAGCACATCGGGTGGCGCTTTATCGCGAATGtattaattgtaaataaaaccgACCCACGAAAAAGGATGCTGTTTCTGATTGAATATCGCTTATTGTTTGCTATGCTAATTTAggaaacaaaacaatgataacaaaaatttcaaatttttaaagataacaaacattgattttatttcatttattttgttattcagGCCACACCGAAGTTCAATTTGTTATTGTTGCTTGCATGAACTGGGATC containing:
- the LOC120343037 gene encoding ras GTPase-activating protein-binding protein 1-like; protein product: MVRMDHPSPFQVGREFVRQYYSLLNKAPEILHRFYGVNSSYVHGSRYCNGEPEEEVVGQMAIHKKITSLQFKECHTKVYQVDAHATISNGVVVQVIGELSNNRKPLRRFMQTFVLAPQGDNPYKFYVHNDIFRYEDEVYQDEGRQEHLEEEQELDEEVNVQQPPPQPTQFDNHIGSQNQAAQIINNDLEPRLDSQPVTSDDQDSPALAISPPNHPESETESDHAQDTEPVDIEPRNESPVYPISNENEEPQLEETAEKDIPEPTDNMNSVPHKEPEPVQPYSWAALASKNTPAQHNIQQGTVVKVNQSNDGPSMDQQKQQVRSSRPPVTSQRDGSGEGMGDPGGRRQSRYPDNQQIFVGNLPLEITESDLREHFSEYGEIVEIRINHSNTSNPSFGFIIFEDHKAVEEVLRLMPTTFKNNKRINIEEKKQRAMSRDGGRRPGPGRWESGRDNNRGGRLQQRGPPRRDWGGSREGQRPNNFPGRR